From Chionomys nivalis chromosome 21, mChiNiv1.1, whole genome shotgun sequence, a single genomic window includes:
- the Znf276 gene encoding zinc finger protein 276 — translation MKRDRLGRFLSPGTARQRGSSGGSCGSGRSRGRPSRTGGASADGAAALAAAQLSWGSTRSCGDTGEDGTDEAGAGRTLAMGHCRLCHGKFSSRSLRSISDRVPGETSERLSPGERVFIRDFQRLLGVAVHQDPALPQFVCKNCYTQFYQCHSLLRSFLQRVNVSPAGQRKPYTKFGVQPPTVAEEGACMADLITSSPQCLHSLVGWVHEHAANCVSLPSLQRTLSSEYCGIIQAVWGCDQGHDFTMDTDSSCRALFVDSALAVKWPWGKEVSPRLAQNSEINPTGVASQLCRARETQVGSETKTLPSVDVALLPSHGDSVGPGIDSYTQPDMVPSEAPGQLGEKQVPSSTSDDRVKDEFSDLSEGDFLSEDENDKKQNPQSSDESFEPYPEKKVSGKKSESKEAKKPEEPKIRKKPGPKPGWKKKLRCEREELPTIYKCPYQGCTAVYRGADGMKKHIKEHHEEVRERPCPHPGCNKVFMIDRYLQRHVKLIHTEVRNYICDECGQTFKQRKHLLVHQMRHSGAKPLQCEVCGFQCRQRASLKYHMTKHKAETELDFACDQCGRRFEKAHNLNVHMSMVHPLTQTQDKALTLEAEPPPGPLSLSGTMEGQAVKPEPT, via the exons ATGAAGCGGGACCGGCTCGGCCGCTTCCTGTCGCCTGGCACGGCTCGGCAGCGCGGGAGTTCGGGCGGCAGCTGTGGAAGCGGTCGGAGTCGGGGTCGCCCTTCTCGCACCGGCGGAGCGAGCGCTGACGGGGCGGCGGCTTTGGCGGCGGCGCAGCTCAGTTGGGGCTCGACGCGCTCTTGCGGGGATACAGGCGAGGACGGTACAGACGAGGCAG GAGCAGGCCGAACTCTTGCCATGGGGCACTGTCGCCTCTGCCATGGGAAGTTTTCCTCACGGAGCCTCCGCAGTATCTCTGACAGAGTGCCTGGGGAGACCTCAGAGAGACTGTCCCCAGGGGAACGTGTCTTCATTAGGGACTTCCAGCGTCTGCTGGGTGTTGCTGTGCACCAGGACCCAGCCCTGCCTCAGTTTGTCTGCAAGAACTGCTACACCCAGTTCTATCAGTGCCACAGCCTGCTCAGGTCCTTCTTACAGAGAGTCAATGTCTCCCCAGCGGGCCAGCGGAAGCCTTACACAAA GTTTGGTGTTCAGCCTCCCACAGTGGCAGAGGAGGGAGCTTGCATGG CTGATCTGATCACCTCGAGCCCTCAGTGTCTGCACAGCTTGGTGGGCTGGGTACACGAACACGCAGCCAACTGTGTGTCGCTGCCGAGCCTCCAGAGGACGCTGTCCTCTGAGTACTGTGGCATCATCCAGGCTGTGTGGGGCTGCGACCAGGGCCATGACTTCACCATGGACACAGACTCCAGCTGCAGAGCTCTCTTTGTGGACAGTGCATTAGCAGTGAAGTGGCCTTGGGGCAAGGAGGTATCACCGCGGCTGGCTCAGAACTCAGAGATAAACCCCACTGGAGTTGCCTCTCAGCTCTGCCGGGCCAGAGAAACCCAAGTTGGATCTGAGACCAAGACACTGCCCAGTGTGGATGTGGCCCTGCTGCCCTCACATGGTGACTCTGTGGGACCTGGGATAGACTCCTATACTCAGCCAGACATGGTTCCCAGTGAGGCCCCAG GGCAACTGGGTGAGAAGCAGGTTCCATCTTCAACCTCGGATGATCGGGTAAAAGACGAGTTCAGTGACCTTTCTGAGGG AGACTTCCTGAGTGAAGATGAGAACGATAAGAAGCAAAACCCACAGTCCTCGGATGAGTCCTTTGAGCCCTACCCGGAAAAGAA GGTCTCTGGTAAGAAGAGTGAAAGCAAAGAAGCCAAGAAACCCGAAGAGCCCAAAATCAGAAAGAAGCCTGGGCCCAAGCCTGGGTGGAAGAAAAAGCTCCGATGCGAGAG GGAGGAGCTGCCCACCATCTATAAGTGTCCTTACCAGGGCTGCACAGCTGTGTACCGTGGGGCTGATGGCATGAAG AAGCACATTAAGGAGCACCATGAGGAGGTCCGGGAAAGGCCCTGCCCACATCCTGGCTGCAACAAGGTCTTCATGATCGACCGATACCTGCAGCGACATGTGAAGCTCATCCACACAG AAGTACGCAATTACATCTGTGACGAATGTGGGCAGACCTTCAAGCAGCGGAAACACCTTCTTGTCCACCAGATGCGTCACTCAGGAGCCAAGCCACTGCA gtGTGAGGTCTGTGGGTTCCAGTGCAGGCAGCGAGCGTCCCTCAAGTACCACATGACCAAACATAAAGCAGAGACTGAGCTGGACTTCGCCTGTGACCAGTGCGGCCGGAGGTTTGAAAAGGCCCACAACCTCAACGTGCATATGTCCATGGTACATCCTCTGACCCAGACCCAGGACAAAGCCCTGACTTTGGAAGCAGAGCCCCCACCTGGGCCCCTGAGCCTCTCTGGAACCATGGAGGGTCAAGCTGTGAAGCCTGAGCCTACCTGA